A part of Acropora palmata chromosome 8, jaAcrPala1.3, whole genome shotgun sequence genomic DNA contains:
- the LOC141889973 gene encoding uncharacterized protein LOC141889973: MAFVKERAVEDQFKPASAIVNEVLLNEFGNEPCPVLPKPHHLARAANRIRQSTNRPVGETTGFRFPPCSFHGVQSAKLVRLSLRVAFKLVSNVWVAFKLEFVACVAF, encoded by the exons ATGGCATTTGTCAAGGAGAGGGCAGTTGAGGACCAGTTTAAACCTGCATCAGCAATCGTCAATGAA GTCCTTCTAAATGAATTTGGGAATGAACCATGCCCGGTACTTCCTAAACCTCATCATCTGGCCAGGGCTGCCAACAGAATACGACAATCTACGAATCGGCCTGTAGGCGAAACGACCGGTTTCCGTTTCCCTCCGTGTTCGTTTCATGGCGTGCAATCTGCCAAGTTAGTTCGACTTTCCTTGCGAGTAGCCTTCAAGTTAGTTTCAAATGTGTGGGTCGCCTTCAAGTTAGAGTTCGTGGCGTGTGTCGCTTTTTGA